In Ovis aries strain OAR_USU_Benz2616 breed Rambouillet chromosome 13, ARS-UI_Ramb_v3.0, whole genome shotgun sequence, the following are encoded in one genomic region:
- the SNX21 gene encoding sorting nexin-21, with protein MASRLLHRLRHALTGDGPGEAAAGPEAEQFPESSELEDDDAEGLSSRLSGTLSFTSAEDDDEEDGEDDDDADPDPLSAGDRVAGEDAGPSCAQAERSPPPDGQRGSQLLTRQLQDFWKKSRNTLVPQRLLFEVTNATVVKDPPSKYVLYTLAVMGPGSPDSQPAQISRRYSDFERLHRNLQRQFRGPMAGISFPRKRLRQNFTAETIARRSRAFEQFLGHLQAVPELRHAADLQDFFVLPELRRAQSLTCTGLYREALALWANAWQLQAQLGIPCGPDRRLLTLAGLAVCHQELEDAGEARACCERALQLLGAKSPHPLLAPFLEAHVRLSWRLGLDKRHSEARLQALQEAGLTPTPPPSLKELLIKEVLD; from the exons ATGGCCTCGCGGCTCCTGCACCGGCTGCGGCACGCCCTGACTGGCGACGGCCCCGGGGAGGCGGCGGCCGGCCCCGAGGCCGAGCAGTTCCCGGAGAGCTCGGAACTGGAGGACGACGATGCCGAGGGCCTGTCGTCCCGCCTCAGCGGCACCTTGAGCTTCACCAGCGCCGAGGACGACGACGAGGAGGACGGCGAGGACGACGACGACGCTGACCCCGACCCGCTGTCCGCTGGCGACCGGGTGGCGGGAGAAGACGCAG GCCCATCCTGTGCTCAAGCAGAACGGAGTCCCCCACCTGATGGGCAGCGGGGCAGTCAGCTCCTGACCCGGCAGTtgcaagatttctggaagaagtCCCGGAACACCCTGGTACCCCAGCGGCTGCTCTTTGAGGTGACCAACGCCACCGTGGTTAAGGACCCACCCTCCAAGTACGTG CTCTACACCCTCGCCGTGATGGGCCCGGGGTCACCGGATAGCCAGCCGGCCCAGATCTCCCGCCGCTACTCAGACTTTGAGCGGTTGCACCGAAACCTGCAGCGGCAGTTCCGGGGCCCCATGGCTGGCATCTCCTTCCCCCGCAAGCGCCTGCGCCAGAACTTTACCGCCGAGACGATCGCCCGCCGCAGCCGGGCCTTCGAGCAGTTTCTGGGCCACCTCCAGGCTGTGCCTGAGCTGCGCCATGCTGCAGACCTGCAGGACTTCTTCGTGCTGCCTGAGCTGCGGCGGGCACAGAGCCTCACCTGTACCGGCCTCTACCGCGAGGCCCTGGCACTCTGGGCCAACGCCTGGCAGCTACAGGCCCAGCTGGGCATCCCCTGTGGCCCAGACCGACGTCTGCTAACCCTGGCGGGGCTGGCCGTGTGCCACCAGGAGCTGGAGGACGCCGGGGAGGCCCGGGCATGCTGTGAGAGGGCCCTACAGCTGCTGGGGGCTAAGAGCCCGCACCCTCTGCTGGCCCCCTTTCTGGAGGCCCACGTGCGGCTCTCCTGGCGCTTGGGCCTGGACAAACGCCACTCTGAGGCCCGGCTCCAGGCCCTGCAGGAGGCAGGCCTGACCCCCACGCCACCTCCCAGTCTTAAAGAGTTACTCATCAAGGAGGTGCTGGACTAG